The region AGGCGCTGGAAGCGGGGCCGCCAGATGAGTTCGTAGGCGAGCTCCTTGCCGGGAAACATGGCGAGGGCGGCTTTGCGGGCGTCGGCGATCATCTGGGAGGCGTCATCGACCGAGAGCGAACCGTCCTGGGCGATGGTCTGCATGACGAGGTTCATCATGAGCTGAAGGCGGCGGATGAGGCGGTTCTCTTCCTGGGTTTCCTGCTGTGCGTCTGGCTTCGGGAGCGGCTGGGATGCGGTGTTTTCGGTCTGCATAGGCCTCCAGAGATTCACAGTCGTTTTGACGTAGCTGGAGGATACAACGATTCCGGCCTGCTGGAGCCTGTCGGAATCTCGCTGGATAACGCTGAATCCGTGGATGGAGGAACGGCTATGGGGAGTGGACGGGGAGCGGGGTAGAGTTGACGACCTCACGGATGCGGCCGTCCGGGGTGAGGAGGAAGGTGGTGAGGCCGAGCTCGTCCGTGCGGAAGAGGTGGGTGTGCTGGGCGGCGAGGCGGCCGATGACCTCTGCGCGCGGATGGCCGAAGGGATTCCCGCGGCCGGAGCTGATGGCTGCGTCGATCGGAGCGGTTGCGGCGAGGAAGGCTGGGATGGTGCTGGTGTTGCTGCCGTGATGGCCTACTTTCAGGAGTGTTACGGGGTGAATGAGCTTGGCGGCGAGCATGGCGGCTTCGCTGGGGCGCTCGGCATCCCCTTCCAGCAGGGCTGAAGATTGGCCGTACTGCATATGGAGAACGAGGGAGTCGTCGTTCTTTGGGGGGCCGGGGTTGAGGTAGGTGGGGGATGGGGAGAGGACTTCGATGGGGATGGAACCCCACTGGACATGGTCTCCGGTGTGTAGGTGGCGGACGCGGATGTTGAGGCGCGCAGCTTGGGCCAGGAGAGCGGCGTAGAGGGCGGAGTGGGGGTCGATGCCGACCCAGAGCTCATGCGGGTGGAAGTTCTGGAGGATGGCGGGGAGACCGCCCATGTGATCGGTGTGGGCGTGGGTCAGGACGACGATATCCAGTTGGCGGAGGCGGCGGGACCAGAGGTAAGGGGAGACGACCTGCTCGCCGATATCGAAGGTGGAGAGGACTTCTGACTGGCCGTGGCGGCCGATGGGGCCGGCGGAGTCAATGAGCATGGTGCGGCCCTCCGGGCTGACGGCGAGGAGGGAGTCGCCTTGGCCCACGTCGAGGGCGGTGATTTCGAGGGTGTTGGGGGTGAGGATGGGGGGCTCGGGCCAGAGGATGGCGACGGCGATGAGCGGGAGGACTGCGGCTGTAATGACCGTGCCGGCACGGCTGCGGCGGACGGCCCAGCAGCAGGTGAGCCAGGCAGCCAGGGCGGCGGCGGCGATCCAGGGGGATGGGGGTGGGATGCGGACGTCTGCGGATTTCAGATGGCTGATGTGGGAGATGACAGAGGTGAGGGTGTGGAGGAGGGTGGCGGTGAGGGTGCCGGGGAGGATCGCGAGCCAGGGGTTGATGAGGGAGGCGACGAAGGTAGCGACCGCGGCGGGAGCCAGGATGGCGATGACCGGCAGGACGAGCATGTTGGCCGGGAGGGCGAAGACGGCGGCCCGGTGGAAGAAGATGGCCATGGGGAGGGCCATGACGAGCTCTACGACGATGCCGACGAGGGCTAATTCCAGGGTCCAGAGGATGAGGCGAAAGGCCTGCGCGGGGATGTAGCGGATAGGCTTGAGGTGCGAGGCGGCGGAGAGGTGCTCGCCGAAGAGTTCAAGGGTGAGGCGGAGTTGGGCGAGGGCGGGTGGTAGGGGTCGGCGGCGGGGGCGGAAGGCCTGTCGGGCGGCGGCGGCCCAGGGGAGGAAGGTGCGCTGGGCGATGGGGTGAGCGAGCCCGGCGATGGCTATGACGGCGAGAATGGTCATCTGGAGGCTGGCGTCGAAGAGGGTCGATGGGTCCCAGAGCAGGAGCGCGAGGGCGGCTGCGCCGAGGGCGTTGAGCCCGTCACGGTCGCGGGAGAGCAGGCGTGCGAGGAGGAAGACGGCGACCATGGCCAAGGATCGCTGGGCGGGTTGACCGAAGCCGGTGAGGGCGGCGTAGAAGGTGGCGGCGGCGAGGGTGAGGAGGGTTGCAAGCCAGCGAGGGGTGCGGATGAGGCGCAGGAGCCAGAAGACGGCCCCGGCGAGCAGCGCGATGTGCAGGCCGGAGACGACGAAGAGGTGGAAGGAACCGGTGCGCTCAAAGCCGAGGCGGAGGGTGTGGTTGAGGACGGTGCGGTCGCCGAAGAGCATGGCATTGAGCATGCCGGCGTCTTGCTGAGAGAGGCGGACGAGTTCGGGGAGGCCGCGGTTTTGGGGGGATTGGGTGAAGGCGAGGAGGCGGGCGGCGGCCCAGGATTGGGAGTCGGCCAGGAGGCAGGGGAGGGTGCGGATTGGGGGGGCGGTGGCGTGGATGTCTGAGGCTGGGGCGCTGGCGTGGGCTACGACGCCCTGGGTGGCGAGGTAGTCGGCGTACTGCCAGGCTCCGGGGTCTCGGTAACGCTCCAGGGGCTTGATGCGGAGGGTGGCGGTGATAGGCTGGCCGCAACGGAGGGCGATTGGGGTGGCGGAGTAGAGCGTGGCGCGGATGGTGCCGGTGATGGGGACTTCGGTTGAGGTGTCCGGGGTGACCTGTTCTATGGAGGCGAGGGCTAGGTCGGCGGAGATGGCTTGGGGTTGGTTTTCTGTTTCGGGCGTTGAGTCTGTGGCCTCCCATACAGGGATTTGGTCGGCGTCAGGGGTGGGGGCCTCCGGGGGGAGGGTGTGGATGCGGATGATGCGGGCGGTGAGGTGGCGGCTTAGGCCGTCGGTGTAGGGGGTTAGGGCGATGGAGGCTGGGGATGGCTGCCATTCGGCGGCGGCCAGGCCGAGGGTGAGCCAGATGGCGGCGACGGGGAGCCAGGCTGGGCGCTCACTGCGGCAAAGCGACCAGATCGCCAGGACCGTCAGCAGGGTGAGAACGGTGGCGATCACCAGAACAGGCTGATAGACGATACGGGCGAGGGCTACGCCGAGGGCAAAGCACAGGGCGGCAAACGCGAGCGGTGCTCGGCGGAAGAGGAGCGGGTGGATGAGGTGGCTGGATCTGGAGCGCGCGATACCCTGCTTTGTACAGCATTCAGGGCTCGTTTGGGGATTAGATTCGCTCTAACGTGACGACAGTTTCAATATGGAACGTTTGGGGGAATAGGTCGACGAGGTGGACGGCCGTGGCACGGTAGTGCGGGAGGAGGACGGCAAGGTCGCGGGCAAGGGTTACAGGGTCGCAGGAGACATAGACGATCTCCGGAGGGGCGATGCGAGCGAGAAGCGCGGAGCCTTCGGTGCCGAGGCCGGCGCGCGGGGGGTCGAGGACGATGAGGTCGGGGCGCTCGCGCTGCAGGACGGCGGCGCGGAGGAAGTCGAAGGTGGGGGAGTGGACGGCCTGGAGGGACGGGGTCTGGACAGAGAGGTTGGACAGGGCGACGGCGGCTGCTTCCGCGCCTTCCACGGCTACGACGTGCTGGAAGGTTTCTGAGAGGGGACGCGCGAAGAGGCCTACGCCGGCGAAGAGATCCCATGCCAGGGTACCGGAACGGTTGGCCGTGACGATCTGGACGAGGGTTTCTACGAGGAAGCGGTTGACCTGGAAGAAGGCTCCCCGGCTGACCCAGTATTTGCGTTCTCCGACTGCGTAAGACAGGCCGGCGGTGCCCCAGGTGACTCCGGGCCAGGTGCGGCGGGTGCGACGGCTGAGTTCAGGGTCCATCTGGGCGGAGGCTCCGGCAAGCTCGGGGAGGGCGGCTTTGAGGCGATCGCAGAAGGCGGCGAAATTCTGGCCCTTCTGGTTGGCGTCCTCGGCGTTGCGGAGGAA is a window of Granulicella tundricola MP5ACTX9 DNA encoding:
- a CDS encoding ComEC/Rec2 family competence protein; the encoded protein is MIATVLTLLTVLAIWSLCRSERPAWLPVAAIWLTLGLAAAEWQPSPASIALTPYTDGLSRHLTARIIRIHTLPPEAPTPDADQIPVWEATDSTPETENQPQAISADLALASIEQVTPDTSTEVPITGTIRATLYSATPIALRCGQPITATLRIKPLERYRDPGAWQYADYLATQGVVAHASAPASDIHATAPPIRTLPCLLADSQSWAAARLLAFTQSPQNRGLPELVRLSQQDAGMLNAMLFGDRTVLNHTLRLGFERTGSFHLFVVSGLHIALLAGAVFWLLRLIRTPRWLATLLTLAAATFYAALTGFGQPAQRSLAMVAVFLLARLLSRDRDGLNALGAAALALLLWDPSTLFDASLQMTILAVIAIAGLAHPIAQRTFLPWAAAARQAFRPRRRPLPPALAQLRLTLELFGEHLSAASHLKPIRYIPAQAFRLILWTLELALVGIVVELVMALPMAIFFHRAAVFALPANMLVLPVIAILAPAAVATFVASLINPWLAILPGTLTATLLHTLTSVISHISHLKSADVRIPPPSPWIAAAALAAWLTCCWAVRRSRAGTVITAAVLPLIAVAILWPEPPILTPNTLEITALDVGQGDSLLAVSPEGRTMLIDSAGPIGRHGQSEVLSTFDIGEQVVSPYLWSRRLRQLDIVVLTHAHTDHMGGLPAILQNFHPHELWVGIDPHSALYAALLAQAARLNIRVRHLHTGDHVQWGSIPIEVLSPSPTYLNPGPPKNDDSLVLHMQYGQSSALLEGDAERPSEAAMLAAKLIHPVTLLKVGHHGSNTSTIPAFLAATAPIDAAISSGRGNPFGHPRAEVIGRLAAQHTHLFRTDELGLTTFLLTPDGRIREVVNSTPLPVHSP
- a CDS encoding class I SAM-dependent RNA methyltransferase, translated to MTTRITTPLYGGTFTPESGPNTSPDLPFVLPGELITPDPLTILEPSPHRVTPNCVHFTVCGGCHYQHADYPTQLTLKSQILQQILAPIGLQATPTVHSADPYAYRNRIRLRAEQIDGLTHFGYSRRNSNEFLPIRMCPIAAPLLWRAAETLTRLAESEPLITRWLARISELEFFISPNEERLQIQFFLRNAEDANQKGQNFAAFCDRLKAALPELAGASAQMDPELSRRTRRTWPGVTWGTAGLSYAVGERKYWVSRGAFFQVNRFLVETLVQIVTANRSGTLAWDLFAGVGLFARPLSETFQHVVAVEGAEAAAVALSNLSVQTPSLQAVHSPTFDFLRAAVLQRERPDLIVLDPPRAGLGTEGSALLARIAPPEIVYVSCDPVTLARDLAVLLPHYRATAVHLVDLFPQTFHIETVVTLERI